The following coding sequences lie in one Leucobacter allii genomic window:
- a CDS encoding NADPH-dependent FMN reductase, producing MSTLSVIVGNPKPRSRTRQIAEELAGRIAARTGAELLPTVELIDHADELFRWPAPAVDALAEQLRGSTFAVVATPTYKASYTGLLKAFLDRYPARGLAGVTAVPVFTTASDEHALAVEFTLRPLLVELGASVPTRGLAFATPRFDRREELLDEWFANESGAFAAAVPA from the coding sequence ATGTCCACCCTCTCCGTCATCGTCGGCAATCCGAAGCCGCGATCCCGCACGCGCCAGATCGCCGAGGAGCTCGCCGGCCGCATCGCCGCGCGCACCGGCGCCGAGCTCCTGCCGACGGTCGAGCTCATCGACCACGCCGATGAGCTGTTCCGCTGGCCGGCGCCCGCGGTCGACGCGCTCGCCGAGCAGCTGCGCGGCTCGACGTTCGCGGTCGTCGCGACGCCGACCTACAAGGCGAGCTACACGGGCCTCCTCAAGGCCTTCCTCGACCGCTATCCCGCCCGGGGGCTCGCGGGCGTGACCGCGGTCCCCGTCTTCACGACCGCCTCGGACGAGCACGCGCTCGCGGTCGAGTTCACGCTGCGCCCGCTGCTCGTCGAGCTCGGCGCGAGCGTACCGACCCGGGGCCTCGCCTTCGCGACCCCGCGCTTCGACCGTCGCGAGGAGCTGCTCGACGAGTGGTTCGCGAACGAGTCCGGCGCCTTCGCCGCGGCGGTGCCCGCGTGA
- a CDS encoding flavin reductase family protein: MTAGAAPAAGAAPAAALRAFDEREYRDAMGGFASGVTVITTQAAAGPVGFTCQSFYSVSIDPPLISFSVARTSQSLAALREHGRIAVNFLSAEQQRLSGQFARSGTDKWAGVAWTPAERGGAPILDGVTGWVAGEIDREIEAGDHLIFLVAVTAISTDPERRPLIFHRGRYRELEIEYQI, from the coding sequence GTGACCGCCGGCGCCGCGCCCGCCGCCGGCGCCGCGCCCGCCGCCGCGCTGCGGGCGTTCGACGAGCGCGAGTACCGCGACGCGATGGGCGGCTTCGCCTCCGGGGTCACGGTGATCACGACGCAGGCGGCCGCCGGCCCGGTCGGCTTCACCTGCCAGTCGTTCTACAGCGTCTCGATCGACCCGCCGCTCATCTCCTTCTCGGTCGCCCGCACCTCGCAGAGCCTCGCGGCGCTGCGCGAGCACGGCCGCATCGCCGTGAACTTCCTGAGCGCCGAGCAGCAGCGGCTGAGCGGGCAGTTCGCGCGCTCGGGCACCGACAAGTGGGCGGGCGTCGCGTGGACGCCCGCCGAGCGCGGCGGGGCGCCCATCCTCGACGGCGTGACCGGCTGGGTCGCGGGCGAGATCGACCGGGAGATCGAGGCGGGCGACCACCTCATCTTCCTCGTCGCGGTGACGGCGATCTCGACCGACCCCGAGCGCCGGCCGCTCATCTTCCATCGCGGGAGGTACCGCGAGCTGGAGATCGAGTACCAGATCTGA